From one Rosa rugosa chromosome 4, drRosRugo1.1, whole genome shotgun sequence genomic stretch:
- the LOC133743809 gene encoding deoxyribodipyrimidine photo-lyase isoform X1: MAANTASVQPGRFRVLKQGAKPVDPNPGPVVYWMFRDQRVKDNWALIHAVEEANKAHVPVAVAFNLFDQFLGAKARHLGFMLRGLRQLHPDLEESHQIPFFLVRGEAEETIPNFVRECGASLLVTDFSPLREVQKCKEEICNRVGDFVTIHEVDAHNVVPVWAASEKLEYSARTIRSKINKRLPEYLIEFPTLQPPIAKWVGTSPAIDWDGLIDEVLRKGAEVPEVDWCEPGEKAAMEVLKGSKNGFLTKRLKGYSSDRNNPLKPRGVSGLSPYLHFGQISAQRCALEARSVRKLSPLAVDAFLEELIVRRELADNYCFYQPQYDSLQGAWEWARKTLMDHASDKREHIYTREQLEKAQTADPLWNASQCEMVHYGKMHGFMRMYWAKKILEWTRGPEEALEISIYLNNKYEIDGRDPNGYVGCMWSICGVHDQGWKERPIFGKIRYMNYAGCKRKFDVDGYIAYVQRLGATKKRKLLLSE, encoded by the exons ATGGCCGCAAACACCGCCTCCGTCCAACCGGGTCGGTTTCGGGTCCTAAAGCAAGGGGCGAAACCGGTCGACCCGAATCCGGGTCCCGTGGTTTACTGGATGTTCAGAGACCAACGGGTCAAAGACAACTGGGCGTTGATCCACGCCGTTGAAGAGGCCAACAAGGCCCATGTCCCGGTCGCCGTGGCCTTCAATTTGTTCGATCAATTTCTTGGCGCCAAAGCCCGCCATTTAGGGTTTATGCTGAGGGGCTTGCGACAATTGCATCCTGATCTTGAAGAATCGCATCAGATTCCATTTTTTCTCGTCCGG GGAGAAGCGGAGGAGACTATACCCAATTTTGTGAGGGAATGTGGGGCTTCACTATTAGTAACAGATTTTTCACCTTTAAGGGAGGTTCAGAAATGTAAAGAGGAAATATGCAATAGGGTTGGTGATTTTGTGACCATACATGAAGTTGATGCCCACAATGTGGTGCCCGTTTGGGCGGCATCGGAGAAGTTGGAGTATAGTGCTAGGACTATAAGGAGTAAGATAAATAAAAGGCTGCCTGAGTACCTTATTGAGTTTCCTACATTGCAGCCACCGATTGCAAAATGGGTGGGTACAAGTCCGGCGATTGATTGGGATGGTCTTATTGATGAAGTTTTAAG GAAAGGAGCAGAAGTTCCTGAAGTGGACTGGTGCGAACCAGGCGAAAAGGCAGCAATGGAAGTTTTGAAGGGTAGCAAAAATGGATTCTTGACAAAAAGGCTGAAGGGTTATTCATCGGACCGGAATAACCCTTTGAAACCAAGAGGGGTGTCTGGTCTTTCTCCATATTTGCATTTTGGGCAAATATCTGCTCAGAGGTGTGCCTTGGAGGCACGCAGTGTCCGAAAACTCAGTCCCCTG GCAGTGGATGCATTTTTAGAGGAGTTGATTGTGCGCAGAGAACTTGCTGACAACTACTGCTTTTACCAGCCTCAATATGATTCATTGCAAGGGGCATGGGAATGGGCACGTAAGACCTTAATGGACCATGCTTCGGATAAGCGAGAACATATTTACAC GAGGGAGCAATTGGAGAAGGCACAAACTGCTGATCCT CTCTGGAATGCCTCCCAATGTGAGATGGTTCATTACGGGAAGATGCATGGTTTTATGCG GATGTATTGGGCAAAAAAGATCCTTGAGTGGACAAGAGGACCCGAAGAAGCCCTTGAAATATCCATATATTTAAATAACAAG TATGAAATAGATGGAAGGGATCCCAATGGATATGTTGGTTGCATGTGGTCAATATGTGGTGTTCACGACCAG
- the LOC133743809 gene encoding deoxyribodipyrimidine photo-lyase isoform X2 has product MAANTASVQPGRFRVLKQGAKPVDPNPGPVVYWMFRDQRVKDNWALIHAVEEANKAHVPVAVAFNLFDQFLGAKARHLGFMLRGLRQLHPDLEESHQIPFFLVRGEAEETIPNFVRECGASLLVTDFSPLREVQKCKEEICNRVGDFVTIHEVDAHNVVPVWAASEKLEYSARTIRSKINKRLPEYLIEFPTLQPPIAKWVGTSPAIDWDGLIDEVLRKGAEVPEVDWCEPGEKAAMEVLKGSKNGFLTKRLKGYSSDRNNPLKPRGVSGLSPYLHFGQISAQRCALEARSVRKLSPLAVDAFLEELIVRRELADNYCFYQPQYDSLQGAWEWARKTLMDHASDKREHIYTREQLEKAQTADPLWNASQCEMVHYGKMHGFMRLLVPVKQFFYLLSMASHSACIDD; this is encoded by the exons ATGGCCGCAAACACCGCCTCCGTCCAACCGGGTCGGTTTCGGGTCCTAAAGCAAGGGGCGAAACCGGTCGACCCGAATCCGGGTCCCGTGGTTTACTGGATGTTCAGAGACCAACGGGTCAAAGACAACTGGGCGTTGATCCACGCCGTTGAAGAGGCCAACAAGGCCCATGTCCCGGTCGCCGTGGCCTTCAATTTGTTCGATCAATTTCTTGGCGCCAAAGCCCGCCATTTAGGGTTTATGCTGAGGGGCTTGCGACAATTGCATCCTGATCTTGAAGAATCGCATCAGATTCCATTTTTTCTCGTCCGG GGAGAAGCGGAGGAGACTATACCCAATTTTGTGAGGGAATGTGGGGCTTCACTATTAGTAACAGATTTTTCACCTTTAAGGGAGGTTCAGAAATGTAAAGAGGAAATATGCAATAGGGTTGGTGATTTTGTGACCATACATGAAGTTGATGCCCACAATGTGGTGCCCGTTTGGGCGGCATCGGAGAAGTTGGAGTATAGTGCTAGGACTATAAGGAGTAAGATAAATAAAAGGCTGCCTGAGTACCTTATTGAGTTTCCTACATTGCAGCCACCGATTGCAAAATGGGTGGGTACAAGTCCGGCGATTGATTGGGATGGTCTTATTGATGAAGTTTTAAG GAAAGGAGCAGAAGTTCCTGAAGTGGACTGGTGCGAACCAGGCGAAAAGGCAGCAATGGAAGTTTTGAAGGGTAGCAAAAATGGATTCTTGACAAAAAGGCTGAAGGGTTATTCATCGGACCGGAATAACCCTTTGAAACCAAGAGGGGTGTCTGGTCTTTCTCCATATTTGCATTTTGGGCAAATATCTGCTCAGAGGTGTGCCTTGGAGGCACGCAGTGTCCGAAAACTCAGTCCCCTG GCAGTGGATGCATTTTTAGAGGAGTTGATTGTGCGCAGAGAACTTGCTGACAACTACTGCTTTTACCAGCCTCAATATGATTCATTGCAAGGGGCATGGGAATGGGCACGTAAGACCTTAATGGACCATGCTTCGGATAAGCGAGAACATATTTACAC GAGGGAGCAATTGGAGAAGGCACAAACTGCTGATCCT CTCTGGAATGCCTCCCAATGTGAGATGGTTCATTACGGGAAGATGCATGGTTTTATGCG TTTGCTTGTCCCAGTTAAGCAGTTCTTCTATTTGCTGAGCATGGCATCACATAGTGCTTGCATTGATGACTAG
- the LOC133743247 gene encoding uncharacterized protein LOC133743247 isoform X2, which translates to MAATNTTTQTVAVGMELAVDTSSPSPDDAAAKAVTKRYEGLVTVRTKAIKGKGAWYWAHLEPILVHNTDTGLPKAVKLRCALCEAIFSASNPSRTASEHLKRGTCPNFSSASKPISSPSPISTSLPNSAPPPPSHHNPRKRSSSSAAASGSAPTPSYSVPPQGIVDPTRFCGGELTYASAVTTTVLTQQPHLMLSGGKDDLGALAMLEDSVKKLKSPKTSPGPTLCKSQVDCALDFLADWVYESCGSVSFSSLEHPKFRAFLNQVGLPAISRREFTGSRLDAKFEEAKAESEARIRDAMFFQIASDGWKSKNAGGLGEDSLVNLTVNLPNGTSVYRRAVFVGGSVPWKYAEEVLWETITSICGNAVQQCVGIVADRFRIKALRNLESQNHWMVNLSCQFQGFTSLIKDFSKELRLFRAVTENCYKLASFVNNKSQVRISFQRYQSQEGGYAGLLRVPSMRDYEMLNFGPVYVMVEDILSSARALQLVVLDESYKGVSMEDQTAREVAEMIGDVAFWNELEAVHSLVKLIKDMAQEIEIERPLVGKCLPLWDELRAKVKDWCSSFHIDQGPVEKVIEKRFKKNYHPAWAAAFILDPVYLIKDISGKYLPPFKLLTPEQEKDVDKLITRLVSREEAHIALMELMKWRTEGLDPVYARAVQMKEKDPVSGKMRITNPQSSRLVWETYLTEFKSLGKVAVRLIFLHATSCGFKSSWSLMRWVSANGHSRVSMDKAQKLIFIAAHSKLERRDFSCDEDKDAELLALVNGFD; encoded by the exons ATGGCGGCTACTAACACCACCACGCAGACGGTGGCCGTGGGGATGGAACTCGCGGTGGACACGTCGTCGCCGTCGCCGGACGACGCGGCGGCCAAGGCCGTGACGAAACGCTACGAGGGGCTGGTGACGGTGAGGACCAAGGCCATAAAGGGCAAAGGGGCTTGGTACTGGGCCCACCTAGAGCCCATTCTGGTTCACAACACCGACACCGGGCTACCCAAGGCCGTGAAGCTCCGCTGCGCTCTCTGCGAGGCCATTTTCTCGGCGTCGAACCCGTCGCGCACGGCGTCGGAGCACCTGAAGCGCGGGACTTGCCCCAATTTCAGCTCCGCATCCAAACCCATTTCGTCTCCGTCGCCAATATCGACTTCTTTGCCCAACTCCGCTCCGCCGCCGCCGTCCCACCACAACCCCCGGAAGCGGAGCTCCTCCTCTGCGGCGGCCTCCGGGAGCGCCCCGACGCCGTCGTACAGCGTTCCACCGCAGGGTATAGTCGATCCGACGCGGTTCTGCGGCGGCGAGCTGACGTACGCTTCGGCGGTGACGACGACGGTGCTGACTCAGCAGCCGCATTTGATGTTGTCCGGCGGGAAAGACGATTTGGGAGCTCTGGCGATGCTGGAGGACAGTGTGAAGAAGCTCAAGAGTCCCAAAACCTCACCTGGCCCGACGCTGTGTAAGAGCCAAGTCGATTGTGCGCTTGATTTTCTTGCTGATTGGGTCTACGAGTCTTGTGGGTCGGTCTCATTTTCGAGCCTGGAGCATCCCAAGTTCCGAGCTTTTCTTAACCAGGTGGGCTTGCCGGCGATTTCCCGGAGGGAGTTCACCGGGTCGAGGTTGGATGCTAAGTTTGAGGAAGCGAAGGCCGAGTCGGAAGCCAGAATTAGAGACGCTATGTTCTTCCAGATTGCCTCTGACGGATGGAAGTCCAAGAATGCTGGGGGTTTAGGTGAGGATAGTCTTGTCAATTTGACTGTGAATCTTCCCAATGGGACTAGTGTGTACCGGAGGGCGGTGTTTGTTGGCGGCTCTGTGCCGTGGAAGTACGCCGAGGAGGTTCTGTGGGAGACGATTACGAGCATTTGTGGGAATGCTGTGCAACAATGTGTAGGAATAGTAGCGGACAGGTTTAGGATCAAGGCATTGAGGAATTTAGAGAGTCAGAATCACTGGATGGTTAATCTATCTTGTCAGTTTCAGGGTTTTACTAGTTTGATTAAGGATTTCAGTAAGGAGCTTCGGTTGTTCAGGGCTGTTACTGAAAACTGTTACAAGCTCGCGAGTTTTGTGAATAACAAGTCTCAGGTTAGGATTAGCTTTCAGAGGTATCAATCCCAGGAGGGTGGTTATGCTGGTTTATTACGAGTGCCATCGATGCGCGATTATGAAATGCTCAACTTTGGTCCAGTGTATGTAATGGTTGAGGATATTCTTAGCTCCGCGCGAGCACTTCAGTTGGTCGTGCTAGATGAATCTTATAAAGGGGTATCAATGGAGGACCAAACGGCAAGAGAAGTTGCTGAGATGATTGGGGACGTGGCGTTTTGGAATGAATTGGAGGCGGTGCATTCTTTGGTTAAACTTATCAAGGACATGGCTCAAGAGATTGAGATAGAGAGGCCACTGGTTGGGAAATGCCTCCCACTTTGGGATGAATTAAGAGCAAAAGTGAAGGATTGGTGTTCAAGTTTCCACATTGATCAAGGTCCCGTGGAGAAGGTAATCGAAAAGCGGTTCAAGAAGAATTACCATCCAGCTTGGGCTGCTGCATTTATACTCGATCCAGTTTATTTGATTAAGGACATAAGTGGAAAGTATCTTCCACCATTCAAATTGTTGACGCCGGAGCAAGAGAAGGATGTGGACAAGCTCATAACCCGGCTTGTATCAAGGGAGGAGGCTCACATTGCACTAATGGAACTCATGAAGTGGAGAACAGAAGGGCTTGATCCCGTATATGCTCGCGCTGTACAAATGAAGGAGAAGGATCCCGTTTCAGGCAAGATGAGAATTACTAACCCACAAAGCAGTAGACTTGTGTGGGAAACATACCTCACTGAATTTAAGTCACTAGGGAAAGTTGCAGTTAGGCTCATTTTCCTTCATGCAACTTCATGTGGGTTCAAATCCAGTTGGTCTTTAATGAGGTGGGTGTCTGCAAATGGGCACTCAAGGGTGAGCATGGACAAGGCACAGAAGTTGATCTTCATTGCAGCTCATTCCAAGCTTGAAAGACGGGATTTTTCCTGTGATGAAGATAAGGACGCAGAGCTACTTGCCCTAGTAAACG GGTTTGACTGA
- the LOC133743247 gene encoding uncharacterized protein LOC133743247 isoform X1 — protein sequence MAATNTTTQTVAVGMELAVDTSSPSPDDAAAKAVTKRYEGLVTVRTKAIKGKGAWYWAHLEPILVHNTDTGLPKAVKLRCALCEAIFSASNPSRTASEHLKRGTCPNFSSASKPISSPSPISTSLPNSAPPPPSHHNPRKRSSSSAAASGSAPTPSYSVPPQGIVDPTRFCGGELTYASAVTTTVLTQQPHLMLSGGKDDLGALAMLEDSVKKLKSPKTSPGPTLCKSQVDCALDFLADWVYESCGSVSFSSLEHPKFRAFLNQVGLPAISRREFTGSRLDAKFEEAKAESEARIRDAMFFQIASDGWKSKNAGGLGEDSLVNLTVNLPNGTSVYRRAVFVGGSVPWKYAEEVLWETITSICGNAVQQCVGIVADRFRIKALRNLESQNHWMVNLSCQFQGFTSLIKDFSKELRLFRAVTENCYKLASFVNNKSQVRISFQRYQSQEGGYAGLLRVPSMRDYEMLNFGPVYVMVEDILSSARALQLVVLDESYKGVSMEDQTAREVAEMIGDVAFWNELEAVHSLVKLIKDMAQEIEIERPLVGKCLPLWDELRAKVKDWCSSFHIDQGPVEKVIEKRFKKNYHPAWAAAFILDPVYLIKDISGKYLPPFKLLTPEQEKDVDKLITRLVSREEAHIALMELMKWRTEGLDPVYARAVQMKEKDPVSGKMRITNPQSSRLVWETYLTEFKSLGKVAVRLIFLHATSCGFKSSWSLMRWVSANGHSRVSMDKAQKLIFIAAHSKLERRDFSCDEDKDAELLALVNGEDDVLNDVLDTSSV from the coding sequence ATGGCGGCTACTAACACCACCACGCAGACGGTGGCCGTGGGGATGGAACTCGCGGTGGACACGTCGTCGCCGTCGCCGGACGACGCGGCGGCCAAGGCCGTGACGAAACGCTACGAGGGGCTGGTGACGGTGAGGACCAAGGCCATAAAGGGCAAAGGGGCTTGGTACTGGGCCCACCTAGAGCCCATTCTGGTTCACAACACCGACACCGGGCTACCCAAGGCCGTGAAGCTCCGCTGCGCTCTCTGCGAGGCCATTTTCTCGGCGTCGAACCCGTCGCGCACGGCGTCGGAGCACCTGAAGCGCGGGACTTGCCCCAATTTCAGCTCCGCATCCAAACCCATTTCGTCTCCGTCGCCAATATCGACTTCTTTGCCCAACTCCGCTCCGCCGCCGCCGTCCCACCACAACCCCCGGAAGCGGAGCTCCTCCTCTGCGGCGGCCTCCGGGAGCGCCCCGACGCCGTCGTACAGCGTTCCACCGCAGGGTATAGTCGATCCGACGCGGTTCTGCGGCGGCGAGCTGACGTACGCTTCGGCGGTGACGACGACGGTGCTGACTCAGCAGCCGCATTTGATGTTGTCCGGCGGGAAAGACGATTTGGGAGCTCTGGCGATGCTGGAGGACAGTGTGAAGAAGCTCAAGAGTCCCAAAACCTCACCTGGCCCGACGCTGTGTAAGAGCCAAGTCGATTGTGCGCTTGATTTTCTTGCTGATTGGGTCTACGAGTCTTGTGGGTCGGTCTCATTTTCGAGCCTGGAGCATCCCAAGTTCCGAGCTTTTCTTAACCAGGTGGGCTTGCCGGCGATTTCCCGGAGGGAGTTCACCGGGTCGAGGTTGGATGCTAAGTTTGAGGAAGCGAAGGCCGAGTCGGAAGCCAGAATTAGAGACGCTATGTTCTTCCAGATTGCCTCTGACGGATGGAAGTCCAAGAATGCTGGGGGTTTAGGTGAGGATAGTCTTGTCAATTTGACTGTGAATCTTCCCAATGGGACTAGTGTGTACCGGAGGGCGGTGTTTGTTGGCGGCTCTGTGCCGTGGAAGTACGCCGAGGAGGTTCTGTGGGAGACGATTACGAGCATTTGTGGGAATGCTGTGCAACAATGTGTAGGAATAGTAGCGGACAGGTTTAGGATCAAGGCATTGAGGAATTTAGAGAGTCAGAATCACTGGATGGTTAATCTATCTTGTCAGTTTCAGGGTTTTACTAGTTTGATTAAGGATTTCAGTAAGGAGCTTCGGTTGTTCAGGGCTGTTACTGAAAACTGTTACAAGCTCGCGAGTTTTGTGAATAACAAGTCTCAGGTTAGGATTAGCTTTCAGAGGTATCAATCCCAGGAGGGTGGTTATGCTGGTTTATTACGAGTGCCATCGATGCGCGATTATGAAATGCTCAACTTTGGTCCAGTGTATGTAATGGTTGAGGATATTCTTAGCTCCGCGCGAGCACTTCAGTTGGTCGTGCTAGATGAATCTTATAAAGGGGTATCAATGGAGGACCAAACGGCAAGAGAAGTTGCTGAGATGATTGGGGACGTGGCGTTTTGGAATGAATTGGAGGCGGTGCATTCTTTGGTTAAACTTATCAAGGACATGGCTCAAGAGATTGAGATAGAGAGGCCACTGGTTGGGAAATGCCTCCCACTTTGGGATGAATTAAGAGCAAAAGTGAAGGATTGGTGTTCAAGTTTCCACATTGATCAAGGTCCCGTGGAGAAGGTAATCGAAAAGCGGTTCAAGAAGAATTACCATCCAGCTTGGGCTGCTGCATTTATACTCGATCCAGTTTATTTGATTAAGGACATAAGTGGAAAGTATCTTCCACCATTCAAATTGTTGACGCCGGAGCAAGAGAAGGATGTGGACAAGCTCATAACCCGGCTTGTATCAAGGGAGGAGGCTCACATTGCACTAATGGAACTCATGAAGTGGAGAACAGAAGGGCTTGATCCCGTATATGCTCGCGCTGTACAAATGAAGGAGAAGGATCCCGTTTCAGGCAAGATGAGAATTACTAACCCACAAAGCAGTAGACTTGTGTGGGAAACATACCTCACTGAATTTAAGTCACTAGGGAAAGTTGCAGTTAGGCTCATTTTCCTTCATGCAACTTCATGTGGGTTCAAATCCAGTTGGTCTTTAATGAGGTGGGTGTCTGCAAATGGGCACTCAAGGGTGAGCATGGACAAGGCACAGAAGTTGATCTTCATTGCAGCTCATTCCAAGCTTGAAAGACGGGATTTTTCCTGTGATGAAGATAAGGACGCAGAGCTACTTGCCCTAGTAAACGGTGAGGATGATGTGTTAAATGATGTTCTTGATACATCCTCAGtgtaa